The Blautia pseudococcoides genome segment GCAGGGATGCCACCGTCTCCGCCAGAATCCGCACGCAGGAATACACCGCCGTGGTCTGCATGGCTGACCGCTCATTCACAGTTTTCCCGCTGGTACTCCTCCCAAAGAAAAAGGAGTATGCTGAACCGCCGTAGTTGTCCTTTGGCTTATCCCTCGCGCCCCGGATGCCTAAAATAGATGGTAATTTCATACACACCTCCTAAAAATAAGCAAAAGAAAAGCACCTCCGATGTACCGACCCCCAAAAGTTAGACCTATAATCTAATGATTGGAGGTCGGTATTTTTATGGCTAAATATAGCTATGAGTTCAAGAAGCAAGTCGTTGATGCTTACTTATGTGGAGAAGGTGGCTACACATTACTTGCTGAAAAGTATGGTATTAAAAACAGACGTCAAGTTTTAAATTGGGTTCATTATTATGAGCAATTCGGTGACGAAGGATTGTTGAAATCCCGTAAAAATGAGAATTACTCTTTCGAGTTTAAACTTCATGTGGTAGAGTTGTATTTATCAAGTGAGTTGTCGTATCAGGAAGTTGCTCTGTCTTCCGGCATCAATAATAATGCGATTGTTTGCAAATGGGTGAATGAGTATCGTGTTGCCGGACCTGATGCGTTAAGACCACGTAAGAAAGGTCGTAAGAAGACATTGGAGACATCAACTGATAAAAACAAAGTACTTCCTGACAATCCTGTATCCGTCGATACAAGTACAGAACACGTAAAAGAACTTGAAGATGAACTTCTCAAGCTAAAAATAGAGAACGCATTTTTAAAAGAACTGAGGAGGCTGCGTTTAGAGGACGAGGCAAAAACGAGAGAATTGCAAGAGTCATCCACAGCCTCCGAGGAGAATTCCGATTAAAAGTTCTGCTCTCGTATTCCGGTATGCCAAAAGCAACCTATATGTATTGGCAAAAAAGATTTGATAGAGTAAATCCGGATAAAGAAATTGAAAATAAAATCATGGAAATCCATGAGAATAACAAGGATTATGGTTATCGACGTATGTATGGAGAACTTCGAAATCAAGGAATGCTGATAAACAAGAAGAAGGTTCAACGCATTATGCAGAAGCTAAATCTTCAAGTCCTATCGTATACTAGAAAAAGCCGTAAATATAGTTCTTATAAAGGGAATGTAGGGACTGTTGCGCCTAATAGAATTCGAAGAAGATTTCACACACATATACCACATCAAAAAATAACGACAGACACCACAGAGTTCAAATACTATGAAGTGGACGCGAAAGGGCACATGACGATGCACAAGCTGTATCTGGATCCGTTCATGGACATGTGTAATGGAGAAATCATAAGTTACGGAATTGCTAAACGACCAACTGCTGCAAATGTGATGAATGCGTTAAATAAAGCGATTGAAATAACTTCTGATTGTCCTTATCGCAGGACTTTTCATTCAGATCGGGGATGGGCATACCAAATGGGGGACCTTCCCCCTTATTGGTAGTAACAGAAGGTGCCAGTCCACGGTCATCATATGCGCTTCCATTCATCCCCCTGCCGCTGGGGTTGACATTTCCGACACAATAAAGTCCGGTATTCGCTCCCATGCCGCCGCCATTTGCTCCAAGTGTCACAGAAACTCCCTCCGGGTCATAAACCCGGTATCCCTGCATCCCACCTATAACTTCTTTAAGAGTTCCTCCGTCTTCTCCTGCGACAAATAAAATTTCTCGCTCACCTCTGCTTCTAAGATTTGCGATAAAGAACACCCTCTCCCGGTTCTGGGGGACTCCGTGGTCTTTGGAGTTAAGCACCTGCCATCTTGCGTCATACCCCGCTTCGTCCATTTCAGACAAAACGGCGGCAAAGTCGAAGCCTCCATTAACTGAAAGCAGGTTTTTAACGTTCTCAACAAGTAGGTATGTGGGTTTATCTCTTTCTTCCTTGCCTTTGACGAGGTCAATGATGCTGTAATAGATTCCACTTCGCTTGCCGGACAGTCCCCGCTGTTTTCCGGCGATGGAGATGTCCTGGCAAGGGAAACCAAATGTCCAGATGTCTGCATATGGAATCTCCCCCGGTCTGAGTTTTGTGATGTCATCCGCTTTCCACTCCCCCTCCGTGTCATACATGGCTTCATAGGAAGCCCTTGCGTATTTGTCATATTCACAATAACCGATGCACTTATGCCCGGTAGCCTCCAGCCCCAGCCGGAACCCACCGATACCTGAACATAAATCAAGGAAGGTCAACTGCTTCATCGGCGGCACCTTCCTTTTTTAACTCTGAATATCTTATTTTCTCTCCACCCCGAATGGCAGACACATCCTCTGCGGAGCCTTTCTGTTCCATATATCTCTGTACAATCACATCCACGAATTTCTCATCCAGTTCCGCCATATAGCAAATCCGGCTGGTCTGCTCACAAGCCATCAGAGTGGAACCGGAACCACCGAATGGGTCCAGCACAATGCAGTTGCTCATACAGGAATTCTGGATGGGGTATGCCACCAGTCCCACTGGCTTCATGGTCGGATGGTCCTTGGACTGCTTTGGACGGTCAAACTCCCAGATGGTGGTCTGCTTCCGGTCCGAATACCAGTTGTGCTTCCCGCCCTTCTTCCAGCCGAACAACACCGGTTCATGCTGCCACTGGTAGGGGCTTCTCCCCAGCACGAGGCTTTGTTTTTTCCAGATACAGCAGCCGGAAAGATAGAATCCAGCATCATGGAACGCTTTGCGGAAGTTCAGCCCTTCTGTGTCTGAATGAAATACATAGATGGAAGCATCCGGCTCCATATTCTGTTCCATATTCACAAAAGCCGCAAAAAGGAACTGATAAAACTTCCCATCTTCCATATGGTCATTCTGGATATTCCCGGCAGTTCCCTCATAATTCACGTTATAAGGTGGGTCTGTCACCACAAGGTTTGCTTTCTGCCCTGCCATCAACACCTCGTATGTCTCCGGCATAGTGGAATCCCCACAGATTACCCGGTGCCTGCCTAACAGCCACACATCTCCCTGTTTTGCCACCGCAGGCTTCTGAAGCTCCGCCTCCACGTCAAAATCATCTTCCGTAATTTTCTTATCGTGCACGGCATTGAATAGCTGCTCAATCTCCGGCGGCTCAAAGCCTGTGAAAGACACATCAAAATCCGAAGCCTGTAAATCCTTAATCAAATCCGCCAGCAGTTCCTTATTCCATTCGCCTGTGATTTTATTCAGGGCGATGTTCAGCGCCTTTTCTTTGTTCTTGTCGATATCAATGACGATACAGTCAATTTCCTCATAGCCCAAATCGGAAAGCACTGTCACCCGCTGGTGACCGCCGATGATGGTCATATCAGAATTGACAATCACTGGCTCCACATAACCAAACTCCTGGATGGAATTCTTGATTTTCTCATATTCCTTATCACCGGGTTTCAGCTTTTTCCTCGGATTATAGGAAGCCGGAACCAAGTCCGCTATCCTGATTTTCTTAAACTCCATCCTCGTCCCTCCAGAACCGGTCTTTGATGTAACAGTTATGGCTGCAATACTTCTGTTCCCGGCTTCCATTGACTTCAAATTCTTTTTTGCAGTAAGCGCACATCTCTATACGGGTGTGTTTTCTCTGTGCCGCCTCCGGGTGCAGCTTCCACCATACTCGCCTGCATTTGTCTGAGCAGAACCTTCTCGCCCTGCCGTTCCCCGACTGACTAATTTCTTTTCCGCAACAGGCACAGGCTTTTCCGCACGCCAGGCGTTCCTGCATATTGAGTGCCATAGCTTTGGCATAGCCATCCATTCCGTTTGCCTTGCAGAAATTCCTTACAATATCACGGGACAGCCCAACCGCCGCCCCTATTGCCCGGTATCCCTGCCCCCGTATCCGCAGTTCCTTTATCTGAGCTGCCTGTGCATCGGTCATCCTTTCACACCTCCAAATATAAAGAAGCCAGAAAGCCACTCCTTTTAAATGGTTTCCCAGCTTCAAAACACGGGATTTCCGGTACTTTTCGGCAAAACCTTTCTTGCCTTATTTTGCGGAAATCCTATGTTTATGTATGGAAATGCTCCGGGTTTCCTATCCCCCCTGCCGATTTATGCGAAAATTCACGTTTGAGGGGGCGGCGGTTTCCAGGGGGCGGGGTTCCAGAGATTCAGACCGCCCCTCCCCTCGGCAGATTTCCCCGAATCCAGTCATAACCTGCACAATCCACGGGACAAATCTTTGTGCAGTTCATGCCTCCGAATTGACTGGATAATTATCCGAATCCGATTTAACATGGCACTACCAAAACCAAAGGAGGCAACTGCTTATGAAATCAAAGAAAATGAAAGTCCTTTACAGCGCACGGGCAAGGCAGGCTCAATATGTCTGGGGCAGGGAAAGTTACTACACTGCCACTCCTAAGATTTCCATGGAGGGAAAATGGCTGGAGGCTCTCGGCTTCCACATCGGGGATGCCATCGAAGTGTCCTATGAGGATAACTGCATCTGCATCACACCCGCACCTCAGCCTGCCATGGTCTGTGAACCACAAACACCGTATGGAGAAGCCCCCGGCAAACGCAAGGGTAAAAAATAATGTTCACATCCAACGAGCATTCTCTCCTGGCCTCGTCCTATTTCAAACTCGTCCGGAAAACGGATGACTTCTACGAAATCCAGTCCCGGTGCACCGGGCATTGCTGGATTATCCAGAAACCATACTCTTATACAAAATATCCTGTCCGCATCTACCACAAACACTCCAAAGGTATACCTTATTACCACAGGCATGGACACGCACACACTGTCCGCTCCGCCATTCGGCAGATTCAAAGCCACGACCAGTTCCAGTTAAATGGCAGGCGGCACGTTACTACCGCCTAGAGGAAAAGCCCTGGGAATCTCCCAAGGCTTCTCTCTGTCAGTATTTGTACTCCTGATAACGGTCCTCCGTCATGGTCTTGCTGTCATGGCAGTTCTTACACAGCGCCTGCCAGTTCTCTTCATCCCAGAACAATCTGTCATCTCCACGGTGCGGCACAATATGATCCACCACAGTTGCCTTCACCAGCCTTCCCTGTTCCCGGCACCGGACACATAGCGGATGTGCTTTCAGGAACCTGCTTCTTGCGATACGCCATCGTCTGTCGTACCCACGCCCGGCAGAAGATGTCCTGTCACTACAATGCAGCAATCCATGCTCTTCACAATAAATCCCGTCTGTCAGCTTCGGGCATCCCGGATGGCGGCAGGGCTTTTTTGGCTTCATCGGCATTTTATCCATCCCCTCTCCTATGTACCGGACAGGGTGAAAGGATGAAGCCCCTGTCCATACAAAGGCAAAAGAAAAAGCCCCATGGATTTTCCACAGAGCTTCTTACAGTTCTTCGCAGTTTAAGGATAACACAGATTCCAATAAACTTTCAATAAACTCTTTGTCTACACTTAGTCTACCATCTGTCTACCGTGCCTAATCCAGCATATAGTTTTCCGTGTTTTGTTCTCTTATACCATAAATCCCTTCCAATTCCTCGATTGCCTTTTTCCTATATTTTCCTATCATAGCATGGCTGACATTGTATTTACTCATCAACTCCTGCCAGCTCATCTGTCCCAGCACCATATCCTTTAATACCTGGGACTGTCTTCCGCTCAGCCTGTTCATTGCATATTCAAAAAACTCCACTTCCTCTTTTACCGATTTGTACCGCTCAATCAGATAGTCAAACCAGTCATCATCCAGCCTTTCTTTTACCTGGCGGTAAATGATGGCTGTCTTTCCTGTCTTATCAGAAATTCCACTGGTCTGCACCTTGTCTCCTTGTGGATGGGAAAAGCACAGACTTTCTATCACGTCATCATATGGCACGCCCTCAAAGCGGCTAAGTTCAAATTCCAGAATCCCCATATCTCTTTTCCATTTATCATAATCCTTAAACAGTTTTTCCACATCCATCCTTCCAACCTCCAATTCTCGCTCTCACCGCATCCACCAGCGCCAACTGCCCGCAGTCCTTTTTCTCCAATGCCTCCATCACCCGCTCATCCAGTGTCTCTTTAGCGATCAGATGATGGATGACCACCGTCTTCTTCTGCCCCTGCCGCCACAGTCTTGCGTTCATTTGCTGATACAGTTCTAAAGACCATGTCAGTCCGAACCAGATGAGGGTGGAGCCTCCAGCCTACAGGTTCAGTCCATGTCCGGCAGAAGCCGGATGAATGACTGCAACAGGGATTTGCCCTGCATTCCACTTCTGGAAATCCTCTACAGTGTCCAGCACCACCGACCCAAGCCTCTCCCGGATTTTTGCCAAGTCATGCTTATACCAATAAGCAACAAGCACGGGCTTCCCATTCGCCGCTTCCACCAAATCTTCCAGGGCATCCAGCTTCCGGTCATGTATGTGTTTTACTGCTCCGATCTCATCATAGACCGCCCCGTTTGCCATCTGCATCAGCTTGTTGGACAGTCCGGCGGCATTTACCGCATCAATATCACCGTCCTCATATGGAACCAGCATGTCTTTCTCAAGCTGATGGTATAGATTCATTTCTTTTTCGCTCATGGCAACCACCACCCGGTTATAAATGCATCCCGGCATTTTCAAATAATCCACCGCTTTCATACTGATGCAGATATCTGAAATCAAACCGTAGATTGCTTCCTCCGCTCCCTCTCTCGGCTTGTAGGAATAAACTATCTCCCTGCTTCGCTTGTCCGGCACAAAGAACCGTTCCCGGTAACCGCCGATAAACCGCCCAAGCCTCTGCCCCATATCCAGAATCCCAATCTCCGCCCACAGGTCAATCAAACCATTGGGAGCAGGTGTTCCCGTCAGCCCCACAATCCGCTTCACGCAGGGCCGTACCTTTTTCAATGCCTTAAACCGCTTCGCCCGGTGTGATTTGAAAGAAGACAGCTCGTCAATCACCACCATATCAAAATCCCACCCGCCATGTGCCACCAGCCACTCTATATTTTCCCGGTTAATGACATATACATTGGCTTTCCGGTTTAATGCCGTTATCCGTTCCCTCTCCGAGCCAAGAACCGCTGACATCACAAGCCCCTGCAGGTGTTCCCACTTCTTCAATTCCCCCGGCCAGGTATCCCTCGCCACCCGGAGCGGGGCTATTACCAGAACCTTCCTGACCTCAAAGTAATCCAGCAGTAGTTCCCATATGGCAGTCAGAGTAATGATGGTCTTTCCCAAACCACAATCTAAAAATAAAGCACTGATATTCTGTTTCACAATAAACTCTTTTGCATACTCCTGATACTTATGTGGAACATATTTCATCCAGTACACCTCCAATCTGTTCCGCCCCATCTATCACATAAACCGAAAAACCCAAAGCTTCCAACTGCCTTCTGCGTTTCTCCTGCAAAGGCCGGAGCTTCTTTCCCGGAGCCTTCAACTCCACAAACGCCATTTTCTTATCCGGCAACAGGACAATTCTGTCCGGCACCCCATCCAATCCGGGAGAAACGAACTTCACTGCCATGCCTCCCATCTTTTTCACAGCCATAGCAAACTGTCTTTCAATTACATTTTCCTTCATTTTCTATTACCTGCTGTTCATAGTAACCTATCTATTTTCAGGACAAGCGGACAGGGCGGACAGTGTTTTCCTATATACGCGCATACACATATTACACAGGCACAATCAGCTTCTTTTCTTATTTTTTAATCCCAATATGGATTTCTTGTCCACTTGTCCAAAACTCCTGCTTTTGCTTATATTTCCTAGCGGACAGCCTATCGGGACATCTCTGCACTTTGTCCCGCTTGTCCTCAACTTTTCCGGTAACACCGCTGCCTGCCATAAAGGGGAAAGGTGTCCCGCTCCGCCTTTTCCCAACCTTCAATCTTCTGCATGATACCGCTAATTTCGTAGGAATCTATCTTTTTCAGAGTGGAAGACTCCCGTCCAAAACACTCACACCAGATTTCCATGTTGCACACTCTGCTGCGTTTCACAGTACCCTCTCTTTGCATCTCACCAAACTCGCTTCCATTTAAAAAATTCCTGCGGTCATAAAGGCTCATGGCATTCCAATTTTCCGGCAGGAGCTTTTCAAGATACGTCCTGACCAGACCTTCCCGGTCATCCGTCTCCATGGCTTCCGCCTGTTCTGAGGCTGCCATTGCCGCCACATCCCCTTCTAAGAACAGTTTTTCACCACCTTTAAAAATTGCCACAGCCTCCGCCCAAATCTGCGTTACTTCTTCCTGTGTAATCTGCCATGGTTTCTTCACGCTCTGCCCGTTCACCCGCACCGGCCAGAATCTCCGGTTTCCTGTTATATCTCTTAAAAATCCGCTCTCCGTATTGGTGCTTCCCACAATCACGCATTGCCTTGGATGGCTCTCCACATTCAGGCCATAGCTGGCACGGTACTTATCATCCACACGGGATAAAAAGGATTTCACCGTCTCCACATCCGTCTTCTTCATTCCTGCCAATTCTCCCAACTCCAGAATCCAATAGCCCTGCAGTTTCTCCGGTCCTGACTTATCCCGCATGTCCGTGAGCGTCAGGCTATCGGAAAACCAGGCTCCCGCCAGCTTTGCAAACAACGTGGACTTCCCAATCCCCTGGGGACCGTTCAGAATCAGCACACTGTCAAACTTCGCCCCCGGCTGGTAAATCCTTGCTACCGCTGCCGCCAGTGTTTTCCGTATGACTGCCCTTGTATACTCAGAATCCTCTGCCCCAAGATAATCCGTGAGCAGCGTATTCACCCGTTTTACCCCATCCCAGACCGGAAGCCCATCCAGATATTCTTTCACCGGATGATATGCCCGCTCCGAAGCCACCGCAAGCAGTGCATCCTTCGTTTTGGACGGGGAATACACGCCATAGCCTTTATTCAGGTACACTTTCAGGGATGCAAAATCAGAATCATTCCACCCCGGCTTGATCTGCTTCCAGGGCAATTCCTTCCCCGCGTCAATGCCGTCCCGGTGGAGATTGAACGCAATGGATTGTAAACGTTCATCATACCTTATGGCTGTCACCAGATTATCCAGCGTATCCTTTACCCT includes the following:
- a CDS encoding virulence-associated E family protein codes for the protein MKLFISTGNSRMEKQWNGREMELEEFIGRISTTIRTSETVGQYRKLSKTKQDNIKDVGGFVLGKLKGGRRKKDCVVFRSALTLDMDYATVDIPEQIELFFDFRCLIYSTHKHTPESPRLRLIIPLSRTVTPDEYVAVARKVAEDIGMELFDDTTYEPSRLMYWPSTSADGEFVFRDIEGEILNPDQVLARYKDWKDSSEWPVSSRQQAVVQREMKKQADPLEKDGVIGAFCRTYGIEEAVAAFLPEVYQPSAMPGRFDYIPADSQAGVVVYEGKFAYSHHATDPACGKLMNAFDMVRIHKFGELDSHSSKDTDPAKLSSFKAMSEFVVSDEKVKRQLMREREESAQAEFSQEEWQSALELDRQGRVKDTLDNLVTAIRYDERLQSIAFNLHRDGIDAGKELPWKQIKPGWNDSDFASLKVYLNKGYGVYSPSKTKDALLAVASERAYHPVKEYLDGLPVWDGVKRVNTLLTDYLGAEDSEYTRAVIRKTLAAAVARIYQPGAKFDSVLILNGPQGIGKSTLFAKLAGAWFSDSLTLTDMRDKSGPEKLQGYWILELGELAGMKKTDVETVKSFLSRVDDKYRASYGLNVESHPRQCVIVGSTNTESGFLRDITGNRRFWPVRVNGQSVKKPWQITQEEVTQIWAEAVAIFKGGEKLFLEGDVAAMAASEQAEAMETDDREGLVRTYLEKLLPENWNAMSLYDRRNFLNGSEFGEMQREGTVKRSRVCNMEIWCECFGRESSTLKKIDSYEISGIMQKIEGWEKAERDTFPLYGRQRCYRKS
- a CDS encoding RNA polymerase subunit sigma-70: MTDAQAAQIKELRIRGQGYRAIGAAVGLSRDIVRNFCKANGMDGYAKAMALNMQERLACGKACACCGKEISQSGNGRARRFCSDKCRRVWWKLHPEAAQRKHTRIEMCAYCKKEFEVNGSREQKYCSHNCYIKDRFWRDEDGV
- a CDS encoding DNA cytosine methyltransferase — translated: MKQLTFLDLCSGIGGFRLGLEATGHKCIGYCEYDKYARASYEAMYDTEGEWKADDITKLRPGEIPYADIWTFGFPCQDISIAGKQRGLSGKRSGIYYSIIDLVKGKEERDKPTYLLVENVKNLLSVNGGFDFAAVLSEMDEAGYDARWQVLNSKDHGVPQNRERVFFIANLRSRGEREILFVAGEDGGTLKEVIGGMQGYRVYDPEGVSVTLGANGGGMGANTGLYCVGNVNPSGRGMNGSAYDDRGLAPSVTTNKGEGPPFGMPIPDLNEKSCDKDNQKLFQSLYLTHSSHLQQLVV
- a CDS encoding VRR-NUC domain-containing protein; translated protein: MKENVIERQFAMAVKKMGGMAVKFVSPGLDGVPDRIVLLPDKKMAFVELKAPGKKLRPLQEKRRRQLEALGFSVYVIDGAEQIGGVLDEICST
- a CDS encoding site-specific DNA-methyltransferase — translated: MEFKKIRIADLVPASYNPRKKLKPGDKEYEKIKNSIQEFGYVEPVIVNSDMTIIGGHQRVTVLSDLGYEEIDCIVIDIDKNKEKALNIALNKITGEWNKELLADLIKDLQASDFDVSFTGFEPPEIEQLFNAVHDKKITEDDFDVEAELQKPAVAKQGDVWLLGRHRVICGDSTMPETYEVLMAGQKANLVVTDPPYNVNYEGTAGNIQNDHMEDGKFYQFLFAAFVNMEQNMEPDASIYVFHSDTEGLNFRKAFHDAGFYLSGCCIWKKQSLVLGRSPYQWQHEPVLFGWKKGGKHNWYSDRKQTTIWEFDRPKQSKDHPTMKPVGLVAYPIQNSCMSNCIVLDPFGGSGSTLMACEQTSRICYMAELDEKFVDVIVQRYMEQKGSAEDVSAIRGGEKIRYSELKKEGAADEAVDLP
- a CDS encoding SymE family type I addiction module toxin, which gives rise to MKSKKMKVLYSARARQAQYVWGRESYYTATPKISMEGKWLEALGFHIGDAIEVSYEDNCICITPAPQPAMVCEPQTPYGEAPGKRKGKK
- a CDS encoding HNH endonuclease — encoded protein: MPMKPKKPCRHPGCPKLTDGIYCEEHGLLHCSDRTSSAGRGYDRRWRIARSRFLKAHPLCVRCREQGRLVKATVVDHIVPHRGDDRLFWDEENWQALCKNCHDSKTMTEDRYQEYKY
- a CDS encoding helix-turn-helix domain-containing protein, giving the protein MAKYSYEFKKQVVDAYLCGEGGYTLLAEKYGIKNRRQVLNWVHYYEQFGDEGLLKSRKNENYSFEFKLHVVELYLSSELSYQEVALSSGINNNAIVCKWVNEYRVAGPDALRPRKKGRKKTLETSTDKNKVLPDNPVSVDTSTEHVKELEDELLKLKIENAFLKELRRLRLEDEAKTRELQESSTASEENSD